A window from Ovis canadensis isolate MfBH-ARS-UI-01 breed Bighorn chromosome 4, ARS-UI_OviCan_v2, whole genome shotgun sequence encodes these proteins:
- the LOC138439696 gene encoding small ribosomal subunit protein uS8-like, with amino-acid sequence MVCMNVLADALKSINNAKKRGKRQVLIRPCSKVIVRFLTVMMKHGYIGEFEIIDDHRAGKIVVNVTGRLNKCGVISPRYDVQLKDLEKWQNNLLPSHQFGFILLTTSAGIMDHEEARQKHTGGKILGFFF; translated from the coding sequence ATGGTGTGCATGAATGTCCTGGCTGATGCTCTCAAGAGTATCAACAATGCCAAAAAGAGAGGCAAACGCCAGGTCCTTATTAGGCCATGCTCCAAAGTCATCGTCAGGTTTCTAACAGTGATGATGAAGCATGGTTACATTGGCGAATTTGAAATCATTGATGATCACAGGGCTGGAAAAATTGTTGTGAACGTCACAGGCAGGCTGAATAAGTGTGGAGTGATCAGCCCCAGATATGATGTGCAACTcaaagatctagaaaaatggcagaatAACCTGCTCCCATCCCATCAGTTTGGTTTCATTTTACTGACAACCTCAGCTGGCATCATGGATCATGAAGAAGCAAGACAAAAACATACAGGAGGGAAAATCCTTGGATTCTTTTTCTAG